tttccCGTTCTCCTTGCCTTCCTCCATTTTCCTGGCTCTGATTCCTCGCATGAGGTCGAAAAACACCTGCAAGGACGCGCAAACATATGTTTAATATCAGAGGTCGGAGCATCTAATGCACTAAAATCGCCATCATAAATTTCTCATCATTCCTAAATATTGCTATTGGTCAGAGGAAAAAACCCATATTGGTGCGACCTCTAATTAAATGAAATCCGCGAACCTTGTCGACGTTGGCCCGGGTTTTGGCGGAGGTCTCCACGTAGCTGACGCCCCACTGATCGGCTCGGTTTTTGGCTTCCTCCGCTCCCACCTGCCTCCGGTCCTCCAGGTCGGACTTATTTCCGACCAGCAGGAAGGGCACGTTTTCGTCTTCCTTCACTCGAAGGATTTGCTCTCTGCAACAAGGATGCACAGGATCATTCAGAGCATTACACAATCTGCTAAAGAACAAAGGAAAAggccttttaaaaaaattattaggtTTTCAAACTCTCGGGTGTTTTCCGAACCTGAAGTCTGCGGTGGCAGCGAAAGACTCGGATTCGGTGATTGAGAACACGCAGAGGAAGCCCTCTCCGCTACGGAAGTAGTTATCCCGAATAGCAGCGTAGTCTTCTTGCCCTGCTGTGTCCAGAATATCGATCTGCACCTCCTCTCCATCCAGTACCACTTTCTTCCTGTAGCTGTCGGCTTTAGTGGGCTCATAGTCTTCCACAAACTGAGAGAGAATAAATACGAGAAATAAGTAGAGAAGCCATGGAGTTTTCTACAAAAGCACAAGCTTGTGCGCTCTATTCCTCACACGTTAAACACAATATGAGGCTAAAAGTATGTAGGCACCTAACGATAACATACATATCTGCTTGTTTGTTATTCCATTCCAGATTTATCTCCCTTTCGCTGTTAGAAGCTCCAcctttctgtaaagctgtacATTAGGTTTTGGTGTGTGGCACACAAACATTATTGAGATCAAGCACCCATGTTGTATcaggtctggggttcagtcgGTGCCTCAGGtaaatcccaaaggtgttcaccagggttgaggttagggtttgTGCAGGACACAAATTCTTTCACTCCAGTTTGTCATTTTGTGCTTTATCGTGTCGGAGCAGATTTCAGCCTCTTACTTGCAGTGAAGTGgaatttataatgaatttattatCCAGGGTAGATAATcgagtgtccacatactttttgtCATATAGAGCCTTAAAGCCACGTTAAACACTGTGTGGTTCAACATACAACATCGTTCAAATAAATAACGGCACGTATCTaccagaatgaaatcctacctCGTCGTACATGAACTGGAGCGTCAGCGCGGATTTGCCCACTCCGCCGCTGCCCACCATTATCACTTTGTGGAGGGCAAGGGAGTTTGACGTCTTAGGTTTATTAGCTGCcatttcccccccaaaaaaaccccaaaacaaagAACGGAGGAGGTCAATCGGAGAGAAGGTGGAGTTTACTGGGGCTGGGGAAGGAGATCTAAAGAAAGGGAGAAATAAACACCAAATAAACAATCTGTTTACACTGCATTGTGGAAACTCGATGACATGCGGCTCGCGACGTGTCAGGCACTAAACAATACCACATCTTATACAATCACTGACATCATGCAGtaaaacagagacacacagcTGATTcaggaggaagtgtgtgtgtgtgtgtgtgtgtgtgtgtgtgtgtgtgtgtgtgtgtgtatacctctcCTGGTTTATGTACCCACAGCTATTCCGTTTCATTTCATTTCGATCAGCCGTTTCATTTGAACTTTCATTTGATTTACTAAAACGTTCTCACTCttaatgaagatgaagagaATTTCAGCTGGCGCTCTGTGAAATGTGATTACGCCTCTTCCCACACGCACAGTTTTGTCCGCAAGGTCATTTAGTGAgattacacaaaacacaaaatctgcCTTTAgaggttaaattttttttttaaaaattaggTATAATGTTTATTCCAGCTGTTTTATCCCGGTCATTCTATCCAGCTGCCGGAtgctggtggtgtgtgttgtgaaagATAAATCCACCTGGAGGACTTCTGTTCGTTTCATTAGATGGACACGACACTTTTTTGCAAATCCAACAGTCTTATTTCTCAAACTGCACGTCTGTGTTTGTGATTCGTTTTTCTAAACCGCTGAAATTCTGTAATTCGAGTTTGACGCCGGCAGCACGCAGATGTTGCACAGATGTGCCACTGAATCAAGATTTTTCTTCATCCCAACCGAACAGAGTCTGAAACGTCACCCACCAGCTGAGAAAACGTGCAATAAACTCAGAACCCGATTTCACCTCATCTGTAATTCACATTTTGAGTCTGAACACTGCAATGAGTCAAAAAAAAGTCTGGTTAGAAAAATGCCAGACATACAAGTTTttccgttttcttttttttttttttttttattagttaaggACGTAAAGCCATCCAGACTGCTGAAATTAAATATATCTTCAGAAACACTACCACATACGATATCTAAATAGTCGTAATTGACTTAATATTGTGTAGGACAAACAGTTAACGAATGCATTTCAAATTGTGTCCTCTGATACAACCTACAAACTACCGTCAAGACGTTCCGTACTTTATATTAGCTTCTCTTAGAAACTGGTTAAATATGAAATGAGATCAGTTTAATGGTTTCTGTAAATTATGACCACTGTAGTGTAAAGGACAGGCGTATGTTCACTGGTAATAAAACCATGGCCATTGAAGTGAAAGGCTTGTgttcaataataaaacaaatgtcgGTTATTGTAGCCTAAGTGATGGcactgtttataataaaaacaaacaaacattgtcATGGCCAATGAAGCCGAAGTGAGAGGCTTGTGTTCAATAATAAATAGTGATAAAATCTGCTTTTTCTAATGTCGGTTCAAAGTTCATCTAACacgattattttaaaatgattttcttttctatttaccTGCCAATATTTGTTATTAAATTAAGattaatttcaattaaataattctctctctctctctctcatatatatatatatatatatatatatatatatatatatatatatatatatatatatatgtacacacacacacaaattttgtACAGACCACTgcagaaatgtaattatttccGGGATCTGTCTGTAATCCACTATAAACATACTCTACCAAGCATGTACACAGGTGCAGGTATATTCTCAATCCCAGACATGGGCGAGACATGGATTTTTATGATCCTGAATGTGGGATCACAGCAGGTATAAAATGGCGTCAAGTGCTGATATTATTTCAGCTGTGTTTGCAGTTTGCCATGATGTatatatgtgtctgtctgtctgtgtgtgtgtgtgtgtgtgtgtgtgtgtgtgtgtttgtgtgtctgtggcttGGGTGTGGTGCTGGTATTGTATTCACTGGCCTAAACCTAAAGCCACTGATCATGACCCTGATCATGGAAATGTTATTTCTTCACAGCAGCAACGTAAAAGAAATTGAATCCTATAAACACAAGCattttgtgtaatatataatatttacacacaacaaAACTCCATTGAACCATAATTTCAGCTCTATTATTGCTCTATATGGCTAGCTTGACTTGACTAGCCGTCTAACTAGCTAGTTATTACCTATACAATACCGCTATACTTGCTTACTTTCATTGTAAAGTTTAGTcattaagaataaaattaatGACTATGTGTCGTaattaacgttttttttttatttagtttatgataaaaatgtatatatcgAGTTAGAACCAGGGTTAGCTTACCGAGTGTTACACCGATGATGTCCGGGCAGAACCGCTGCTGTTCCCGCCGGTGAGTCTCTCCTTTTATATCAGCAATAAGATGACTCAGGGAAGCCCAGATCTGCTTCCTCAACCCCGTTTTTAGAGTTTCATCCGACCTTAAAACCCGTCCCTGCTCCGTACCGTGAGCTAACACCCTAAAATAAAGGTCTTCTCCCTCAAAAACCTGACGGCTGCGTCCAAATTTCTCAAGGACTACACAACCAGATCTCCTCCAAATATCGCTTACAATAAGACTTAGTCAAAGCATATAAGATCtataaaatgtgggaaaaattCCAAATGATAACATGTCCTGATTTCCCCCTCTCTGCGCTCTCAAACAAGTCTGACAT
The genomic region above belongs to Silurus meridionalis isolate SWU-2019-XX chromosome 20, ASM1480568v1, whole genome shotgun sequence and contains:
- the ralab gene encoding v-ral simian leukemia viral oncogene homolog Ab (ras related) produces the protein MAANKPKTSNSLALHKVIMVGSGGVGKSALTLQFMYDEFVEDYEPTKADSYRKKVVLDGEEVQIDILDTAGQEDYAAIRDNYFRSGEGFLCVFSITESESFAATADFREQILRVKEDENVPFLLVGNKSDLEDRRQVGAEEAKNRADQWGVSYVETSAKTRANVDKVFFDLMRGIRARKMEEGKENGKNKRKSLMKRIRERCCIL